Proteins found in one Paenibacillus antri genomic segment:
- a CDS encoding GerAB/ArcD/ProY family transporter, with protein MKPEKVITVVQATSILVSTIVGVGVLPLPLFAVTAAESGAPFATVVAMSIASVGLVIVTMLGMRFPKLTFPELSERIIGKWLAAPMTLLIIAFFAVLTALAAREFGTVVVTSVLKNTPIEVTVFVMLLLAALSARADVRSFSYMHMFYLPVVLVPALIIAGLSLKNSNLLYLMPIFGNRRPDFFGGVFTIAALFQGYFIMTTVIPFMRRPKKAMIASVFGMGIAGGLYLLLVVAVVAVFGPMETKNLLWPTLELAKTTALPANVLERLDAAFLSVWVTAVFTTLLSSYFLTVRNMNELLRLKDHKPFTFFMLPFVFLIAMLPENVLNLYQVIEIVGRIGLILTLLYPGALLLIAALRGLRGEAA; from the coding sequence ATGAAACCGGAGAAAGTGATCACGGTCGTTCAAGCGACCTCGATTCTCGTTAGCACGATCGTCGGCGTCGGGGTGCTGCCCTTGCCGTTGTTCGCCGTCACGGCGGCGGAATCGGGCGCCCCCTTCGCGACGGTGGTCGCCATGAGCATCGCGAGCGTCGGTCTCGTCATCGTTACCATGCTCGGCATGCGATTCCCGAAGCTCACGTTTCCCGAGCTGAGCGAACGCATTATCGGCAAGTGGCTGGCCGCTCCCATGACGCTGCTGATTATCGCGTTCTTCGCCGTGCTGACCGCTCTCGCCGCCCGCGAGTTCGGCACCGTCGTCGTCACGTCGGTCTTGAAGAACACCCCGATCGAGGTGACCGTATTCGTTATGCTGCTGCTCGCCGCATTGTCCGCGCGGGCCGATGTTCGCTCCTTTTCCTATATGCACATGTTCTATCTGCCCGTCGTCTTGGTCCCGGCCCTCATCATCGCCGGCTTGTCGCTGAAGAACTCCAACCTGCTGTACCTGATGCCGATCTTCGGCAATCGCAGACCGGATTTCTTCGGAGGCGTATTCACGATCGCCGCGCTGTTCCAAGGCTACTTCATCATGACGACCGTGATCCCGTTCATGCGCCGGCCGAAGAAAGCGATGATCGCCAGCGTCTTCGGCATGGGCATCGCAGGCGGATTGTACTTGCTCTTGGTCGTGGCCGTCGTCGCCGTCTTCGGACCGATGGAAACGAAGAACCTGCTGTGGCCGACGCTGGAGCTCGCCAAGACGACGGCGCTGCCGGCCAACGTGCTCGAGCGGCTCGACGCCGCGTTCTTGTCGGTATGGGTCACGGCGGTATTTACGACGCTGCTGTCGAGTTACTTCTTGACGGTTCGGAACATGAACGAGCTGTTGCGGTTGAAAGACCATAAGCCATTCACGTTCTTTATGCTCCCGTTCGTGTTTCTGATCGCCATGCTTCCGGAAAACGTGCTGAACCTGTACCAGGTGATCGAGATCGTCGGCCGCATCGGTCTTATCCTTACGCTGCTGTACCCCGGCGCGCTGTTGCTGATCGCGGCGCTGCGGGGGCTTCGGGGGGAAGCCGCATGA
- a CDS encoding Ger(x)C family spore germination protein — translation MRTLVTAILSVSALLLLTGCWDRLEIEERAVVLSIAIDAADPEVVEKESMVNSKNRKSEHSIPVPEGKTVRVTAQIAVPGRIPLGPGGSSGSGGSSGGGNPVWVLESYGYTIDEALQSMQQEVADRMFFGHLRVIVMSEEYARRGTGNLSDYLRRNPEVRRLAWLVVSKEEAAQYMRTAPQLERVPALYLLSTMDHAVQMGKYPMEPIGSFWIKMSSLGQEANLPYLELQEKNNVRLSGLAYFKGEKLVGVTQPLEVGLFMGLSGSEQGGYSSYVRIPDSEETAMFRVSNRRSKTRAYIKNGRPAVEVTVFLEGNLTEASDQGKGNLNTQEDLQKIGKDLSDRFSDRYVTFIRYMQKKESDIFGYGEYIRAHEPAYWNRHIRTKARWQSAFKDMDVKVNVTFDIRRVGQKAQ, via the coding sequence ATGAGAACTCTCGTTACCGCGATTCTCTCCGTCTCCGCGCTGCTGCTCCTTACCGGTTGTTGGGATCGACTCGAGATCGAGGAACGCGCCGTCGTGCTCTCGATCGCCATCGATGCCGCCGATCCCGAAGTGGTGGAGAAGGAATCGATGGTCAATAGTAAAAATAGGAAATCCGAGCACAGCATTCCCGTGCCGGAAGGGAAGACGGTGCGGGTCACGGCCCAAATCGCCGTCCCCGGCCGCATCCCCCTCGGCCCCGGCGGCAGCAGCGGCAGCGGCGGCTCCTCGGGCGGAGGCAATCCCGTCTGGGTGTTGGAATCGTACGGCTACACGATCGACGAGGCGTTGCAGTCGATGCAGCAAGAGGTGGCGGACCGGATGTTCTTCGGCCATCTGCGAGTCATCGTCATGTCCGAAGAGTACGCTCGCCGCGGAACCGGAAATTTAAGCGATTACTTGCGACGGAACCCGGAAGTGCGCCGATTGGCCTGGCTCGTCGTCTCGAAAGAAGAGGCGGCCCAATATATGCGGACCGCCCCGCAGCTGGAGCGGGTGCCCGCTTTATATTTGCTATCGACGATGGATCACGCGGTGCAAATGGGCAAATACCCGATGGAGCCGATCGGGAGCTTCTGGATCAAGATGTCCAGCCTCGGCCAGGAGGCGAACCTGCCCTATTTGGAACTACAGGAGAAAAACAACGTCAGGCTGTCCGGTCTCGCTTACTTCAAGGGCGAGAAGCTCGTCGGCGTGACGCAGCCCCTCGAAGTCGGCTTATTCATGGGTCTCAGCGGAAGCGAGCAAGGCGGGTATTCCTCTTATGTGCGGATCCCGGATTCCGAGGAGACCGCGATGTTTCGCGTCTCGAATCGGCGGTCGAAGACGCGCGCCTACATCAAGAACGGCCGTCCGGCGGTGGAAGTGACCGTATTTCTGGAGGGCAATCTGACGGAGGCTTCGGACCAAGGCAAAGGCAATCTAAACACGCAGGAGGATTTGCAGAAAATCGGGAAGGATCTATCCGACCGCTTCAGCGATCGGTACGTAACATTCATTCGGTACATGCAGAAGAAAGAATCGGATATATTCGGGTACGGCGAATATATAAGGGCGCATGAGCCGGCCTATTGGAATCGGCATATTCGCACGAAGGCTCGTTGGCAGAGCGCGTTCAAGGACATGGACGTGAAAGTGAACGTCACGTTCGACATTCGACGCGTCGGCCAGAAGGCGCAGTAA
- a CDS encoding CLC_0170 family protein, with amino-acid sequence MMYQSESGYFQYVVFLFLATGALILTIDAKRLKASNMPREGKYAFLLGWLNILAGIAVWGGNWVYSAFFA; translated from the coding sequence ATGATGTATCAATCCGAGAGCGGATATTTCCAGTACGTCGTATTCTTGTTTCTCGCGACGGGCGCGTTGATATTGACCATCGACGCCAAGCGGTTAAAGGCGTCAAACATGCCCAGGGAAGGGAAATACGCCTTCTTATTGGGATGGCTTAATATTCTAGCCGGAATAGCCGTCTGGGGCGGTAACTGGGTCTACTCGGCGTTCTTCGCCTAA